One part of the Chryseobacterium mulctrae genome encodes these proteins:
- a CDS encoding helix-turn-helix domain-containing protein, giving the protein MERVAYFLVFISVFSQLLFSQGHQTTFSEIRSSYEKKDIDDSSAMPQVRRYIQKAKSESSFNKLIQGYRDGRQFDYAHKMQYADSAILASRQYGTSDDLSRDHLSKGIIYYFYQKNYRQALNQYVLAYNYSKGSDDQYQKYKVVYHLGIVKGHLGYYEDALSHFEKCIRFYGQHITEDLHNNETYNYKKAYFNSLHQLTVINRYLKNFKKSDSLSLLGDKLTRNNKDFVLENSYFLKCIAISKYNDGAYTSASAYLKRSLPAIVKRNDFAWASVVYFYLGRIDIAQRKPEQGIMYFYKVDSIFNKQGFVIPEVSPSYNFLIGFYRSKKNIKRQLYYTNQLLKADSLISNDYPYLSSKLHRDYDRSSLLDEKQRLEKASRKKIMIGQILIASGSMLLGFFIYRYYRERKIRKQYELLQKKLENQPNVIADVDGEMSPKGPSRKTSLTAAMTEEIRQKLNKFEKELMFTKKGLTEKSVAVKLGTNSHYLSVYINENKGMNFNKYMAELRINHITHLLNTDTKYLNYSITALAEECGIAARQNFSSLFFEINGIRPTDYIKNRKKDLGIS; this is encoded by the coding sequence ATGGAAAGGGTTGCATACTTTCTTGTATTCATTTCTGTTTTTTCACAGCTCCTGTTTTCACAGGGTCATCAGACAACATTCAGTGAGATAAGAAGTTCATATGAGAAAAAAGACATTGACGACAGCAGTGCCATGCCTCAGGTACGACGATACATCCAGAAAGCAAAATCAGAGTCCAGTTTTAATAAGCTAATTCAAGGATACCGCGACGGACGTCAGTTTGACTATGCCCATAAAATGCAGTACGCGGACAGTGCAATATTGGCAAGTCGTCAGTACGGAACGAGTGATGATCTGAGCAGGGATCATCTCAGCAAGGGCATTATCTACTATTTCTATCAAAAAAATTACAGGCAGGCACTTAATCAATATGTTCTTGCCTACAACTATTCTAAAGGTTCCGATGACCAATACCAAAAATATAAAGTGGTCTATCATCTCGGTATCGTCAAAGGTCATTTGGGGTATTATGAAGATGCGTTGTCCCATTTTGAGAAATGCATACGATTTTACGGTCAGCATATCACCGAAGATCTTCACAACAATGAGACCTATAATTACAAAAAGGCCTATTTCAACAGTCTTCACCAGCTGACGGTCATCAACCGCTATCTTAAGAATTTTAAAAAAAGCGACAGTTTGAGCTTATTAGGGGATAAGCTTACCCGTAATAACAAAGACTTTGTTCTGGAGAACAGTTATTTTCTGAAGTGCATAGCTATATCAAAATACAACGACGGAGCGTATACGTCAGCAAGCGCTTATCTTAAAAGGTCGTTGCCTGCCATTGTTAAGCGAAATGATTTCGCATGGGCCTCTGTGGTCTATTTTTATTTGGGCAGAATTGATATTGCACAAAGGAAACCTGAGCAGGGTATAATGTATTTCTACAAGGTCGATTCGATCTTTAACAAACAAGGATTTGTCATTCCCGAAGTTTCACCCAGCTATAATTTTCTGATCGGTTTCTACAGGTCGAAAAAAAATATTAAAAGACAACTGTATTACACCAATCAGTTGCTTAAAGCCGACAGTCTGATCAGCAATGACTATCCTTATCTGTCATCGAAGCTTCACAGGGATTATGACCGGAGCAGTTTACTTGATGAGAAGCAACGCCTTGAGAAAGCCAGCAGAAAGAAAATAATGATAGGACAGATTTTAATTGCATCCGGATCAATGCTACTCGGATTTTTTATCTACCGTTACTACAGGGAACGCAAGATCAGAAAGCAGTATGAGCTACTGCAGAAAAAATTAGAAAACCAGCCCAACGTCATTGCTGACGTTGATGGCGAGATGTCCCCAAAAGGTCCTTCGAGAAAGACCAGCCTTACTGCAGCAATGACCGAAGAAATCAGGCAGAAACTTAATAAATTCGAGAAAGAGCTGATGTTCACCAAGAAAGGCCTGACCGAAAAAAGTGTTGCTGTCAAATTGGGAACAAATTCACATTACCTCTCGGTGTACATCAACGAAAACAAGGGAATGAACTTCAACAAATATATGGCCGAGCTGCGGATCAACCATATCACGCACCTTCTGAATACCGATACGAAATATCTTAATTACAGCATCACAGCATTGGCAGAAGAATGCGGTATTGCAGCAAGGCAAAATTTTTCCAGCCTATTCTTCGAGATCAATGGAATCCGACCTACAGACTACATCAAGAATCGAAAAAAGGACCTTGGGATCAGTTGA
- a CDS encoding MauE/DoxX family redox-associated membrane protein has protein sequence MRKTYSIIVKVITYFFILLFCYAAISKILDFENFQVQIGQSPLLSAYAGFVSYAVIIAELLIVLMLIFPKTFLLGLYSSTAMMTAFTVYIYLILNYSDFVPCSCGGILEKMGWTEHLIFNITSVVLGIVAVFLYSKNEYPRKTVILSLVISNILSAIIILFLFLRSDYVIKQENNFTRRFLMHPVLKTKSIALENNTYYFAGSDNQKVYLGNRTMPQNLLTVDSLLQKRPNLKMDLHLKKYPYRKIEVKVYGNNYFIYDGTVPVISRGQLSRPETEVISYKDAFFSQIEIINSNRMAIRALSSTTKNLTLGLLTIEKNGKNGKNKVQLFPQLLEKQSDGVFDSDGNLSSDPKSSKVTYIHAYRNQFIVMDSTMKLQRRLSTIDTTTIAQIKVTSLSDGRFKMSKPALLVNGNAKIFNGLLFNPAYLRGQHEPVKRWKESRTIDVYNINKQEYIGSIYIDHYKDSEMSDFIVTDKHLYVIAGNQLIQYRLTNSLTKYFKNGVAENRIQE, from the coding sequence ATGAGAAAGACATATTCTATAATTGTTAAAGTGATCACCTACTTTTTTATACTGCTTTTTTGCTATGCTGCAATCAGCAAAATACTGGATTTTGAAAACTTTCAGGTTCAGATTGGGCAATCACCTTTGTTAAGTGCTTATGCAGGATTTGTATCATATGCAGTAATTATTGCAGAACTGCTCATCGTACTGATGCTGATTTTTCCAAAAACATTTCTCTTGGGATTATATTCATCAACTGCAATGATGACAGCGTTTACGGTCTACATCTATTTAATTTTAAATTATAGTGATTTCGTACCATGTTCATGCGGAGGGATCCTGGAGAAGATGGGATGGACAGAACATTTGATTTTCAATATCACAAGTGTAGTGCTGGGAATTGTAGCTGTCTTTTTATATTCAAAGAACGAATATCCACGCAAAACTGTTATTCTATCACTCGTCATTTCCAATATTCTAAGTGCGATCATTATTCTTTTTTTATTTTTAAGATCAGACTATGTGATTAAGCAGGAAAATAATTTTACACGAAGGTTTTTAATGCATCCTGTTCTAAAAACAAAAAGTATTGCTCTCGAAAACAACACGTACTATTTTGCAGGATCTGATAATCAAAAGGTATATCTTGGAAACAGGACCATGCCACAAAATCTACTGACTGTCGACTCATTGCTTCAAAAACGACCCAATTTAAAAATGGATCTGCATCTTAAAAAATATCCATATAGAAAGATTGAGGTTAAAGTCTATGGTAACAATTATTTTATCTACGACGGTACAGTGCCTGTAATATCTAGAGGGCAGTTAAGCCGTCCTGAAACGGAGGTCATCAGTTACAAGGATGCTTTTTTCAGTCAGATAGAAATTATCAACAGTAATAGAATGGCCATTAGAGCACTGTCATCAACAACTAAAAATCTTACACTTGGTTTATTAACGATTGAAAAAAATGGAAAAAATGGAAAAAATAAAGTCCAGTTATTTCCGCAACTTCTGGAAAAACAATCTGATGGGGTATTTGATTCGGACGGTAATCTGTCTTCAGATCCTAAATCATCAAAAGTAACTTACATTCATGCTTACCGTAATCAGTTTATTGTGATGGATTCAACAATGAAACTTCAACGGAGGTTATCAACTATTGATACAACAACTATTGCCCAGATCAAGGTAACTTCCCTATCCGACGGAAGATTTAAAATGTCTAAACCAGCATTGCTTGTCAATGGGAATGCAAAAATTTTCAACGGACTTTTATTTAATCCTGCCTACTTAAGAGGCCAGCATGAACCCGTCAAAAGATGGAAGGAAAGCAGAACAATTGATGTTTACAATATCAATAAGCAGGAATATATCGGAAGTATTTACATTGATCATTACAAAGATTCTGAGATGTCAGATTTTATAGTTACCGATAAGCACTTGTACGTCATTGCAGGAAATCAGCTCATTCAGTACCGTTTGACAAATTCTTTGACAAAATATTTTAAAAACGGGGTAGCCGAAAACCGTATCCAAGAGTAG
- a CDS encoding DUF6520 family protein, protein MKKFLFPVVLVLVGTGSALATNVAKKSNKALVPAYRIVSVGGGQFQCQNAEQQCSDVNNGIVCKWEVDGTTDLHDEGSGTMCGSELFQIPL, encoded by the coding sequence ATGAAAAAATTTCTTTTTCCTGTTGTCCTAGTATTAGTGGGCACAGGGTCAGCACTTGCTACCAACGTAGCAAAAAAGAGTAACAAAGCTTTAGTACCTGCTTACAGAATTGTGAGCGTAGGAGGAGGACAGTTCCAATGTCAAAATGCTGAGCAACAGTGTAGTGATGTTAATAATGGTATTGTCTGTAAATGGGAAGTTGACGGCACTACCGATCTTCATGATGAAGGCTCAGGAACCATGTGTGGAAGCGAACTTTTTCAAATTCCATTATAG